A stretch of Lathyrus oleraceus cultivar Zhongwan6 chromosome 6, CAAS_Psat_ZW6_1.0, whole genome shotgun sequence DNA encodes these proteins:
- the LOC127093979 gene encoding uncharacterized protein LOC127093979 translates to MEQEEYVHQQNANIVPNLPDLNINIVESIDLNTIPNMHISQISLEEDTHDPIENNNIQNADDDDVENNNVQNEENDVENNIHVNIESEFDSEVITQRRMLSNSERRIIYEALLEKNVDGKLKKGVTKLVSSLFSVNIRTVQRIWKLAENRGVHADVTHKNVGNCGRKRVHIDLNLVRDIPLKQRTSIRSLSHALEVSRSTLVRSLKLREIRRHSNSIKPYLTKENKRARLQFCIDMLDSDSIHNNDPSFKGMYNIVHIDEKWFYMKEKSRNFYLVQDEEDPNRTCKSKNFIPKVMFLVAIARPRFNLQQNVTFSGLIGVYPFVIQEPARRSSVNRPAGTLETKAMTSITKDVMRTFLIQKVLPAIKEKWPREEIGHPIFIQQDNARTHLHCEDEEFRLAATQDGFDIRLMCQPPNSPDLNVLDLGFFSSIQALQHRESPNSIDELVSAVDKSFQEFEVTKSNHIFLTLQSCMIENMKARGFHNYKIPHMKKKMLEARNQLSTRLKCDNQLVRDVMGYLDIVADD, encoded by the exons ATGGAACAGGAAGAATATGTTCATCAGCAAAATGCAAATATAGTGCCTAATCTACCCGATTTAAATATCAACATTGTAGAAAGTATTGATCTTAACACCATTCCAAATATGCACATATCTCAGATATCTTTGGAAGAAGATACTCATGACCCCATTG AAAACAACAACATACAAaatgctgatgatgatgatgtggAAAACAACAACGTACAAAATGAAGAAAATGATGTGGAAAATAACATTCATGTCAACATTGAATCTGAATTTG ATTCAGAAGTAATCACACAGAGAAGGATGTTGTCGAATTCTGAGAGAAGGATTATATATGAGGCTTTATTAGAGAAAAATGTTGATGGAAAATTAAAAAAAGGGGTGACCAAATTAGTGTCTTCTCTATTTTCAGTTAATATACGCACAGTACAACGTATTTGGAAACTTGCTGAGAACAGAGGAGTGCATGCTGATGTGACTCATAAAAATGTAGGAAATTGTGGACGCAAAAGAGTCCATATAGACCTTAATCTAGTGCGTGACATTCCTTTAAAGCAAAGAACCTCTATTCGGTCTCTTTCTCACGCATTAGAAGTAAGTAGAAGCACATTGGTAAGATCTTTAAAGTTGAGAGAAATAAGAAGACATTCAAATTCTATCAAACCTTATttaacaaaagaaaataagagAGCTAGATTACAGTTTTGCATTGATATGCTAGATAGTGATAGCATACATAATAATGATCCCAGTTTTAAAGGAATGTATAACATTGTTCACATTGACGAAAAATGGTTTTATATGAAAGAAAAGTCAAGAAATTTTTATTTGGTACAGGATGAAGAAGATCCCAATCGTACTTGTAAAAGTAAAAATTTTATACCAAAAGTTATGTTTCTAGTTGCCATAGCTAGGCCAAGATTTAATTTGCAACAAAACGTAACATTCAGCGGATTAATTGGTGTATATCCTTTTGTCATACAAGAGCCCGCTAGAAGATCTAGTGTAAATAGACCTGCAGGTACACTTGAGACCAAAGCAATGACGTCAATTACTAAAGATGTTATGAGAACATTTTTGATTCAGAAAGTGTTACCCGCTATTAAAGAAAAATGGCCAAGAGAAGAAATCGGTCATCCGATATTCATTCAGCAAGATAACGCAAGAACACACCTTCATTGTGAAGATGAAGAATTTCGTCTAGCAGCCACACAAGATGGATTTGACATTCGATTAATGTGTCAACCTCCAAATTCACCCGATTTAAATGTTTTAGATCTTGGTTTTTTCAGTTCAATACAAGCCTTACAACATAGAGAGTCTCCTAATTCTATTGATGAACTTGTGAGTGCAGTTGATAAGTCTTTTCAAGAATTTGAAGTTACCAAATCAAATCATATATTTTTAACACTTCAATCATGTATGATTGAAAATATGAAAGCAAGAGGTTTCCACAACTATAAAATTCCACATATGAAGAAAAAAATGTTGGAAGCTAGAAATCAATTGTCAACACGGTTAAAATGTGATAACCAATTGGTGCGAGATGTTATGGGATATTTAGATATTGTTGCTGATGATTAA